A region of the Arthrobacter sp. FW306-07-I genome:
CGGCGTCGCCGAGGGGAGCCGTATCCTTTCCGAGGAAATCTTTGGCCCTGTTGCCCCGATCATCACCTTCAGCAGCGAAGACGAGGCAGTGCGGCTGGCGAACAACACCGAATACGGCCTGGTGGCCTACGTGTTCACCAAGGACATCAACCGCGGCATCCGGATGGGTGAAAAGCTTGAAACGGGCATGCTCGGCCTGAACGCCGGTGTCATCTCCAACGCGGCCGCACCCTTCGGCGGCGTCAAGCAGTCGGGCCTGGGACGTGAAGGCGGCCTCGAAGGCATCGAGGAATACCTCTACACCCAGTACATCGGCATCGCCGACCCCTACGCCGGCTAGCACCCGGCCCGCCGGCAACCGCAGGCAAACCGCAAAGTGCCGCCCGGAGTTTTCCCGGGCGGCACTTTCGTGTCACCGTCCGCCTGCCCCGCGGCCGCCGTCGTGCCTGTCCAGGTTCGCCGGCCCTCCCGTGGCCACGGGCCGGACCGAAGCGCCGGTGGCGGCAGAAGTGCCGCGCCCGGACCGGAAACGCCCCGCCGCGTGCCCGGCAGCGCGCAGGGCCCTGCCGGCCGCGCGGAACGGCCAACGGAGCAGCAGGCCCAGCCGCCGGGTGACCGACGCGGGAAGCCACGTCGCGGCCAGGCGCCTGGGCAGTGTGGCATTGGCCCGCAGTGATGCTTCCACAGCGGCAACCCCGCCGGCGATGTCCGCACCTGCCGTACGGACGCGGAGGCTGGTCCCTTGGGAACTGCCGGCGCTCTGGGCGCCGCCGCCGGGTCGGCCGTACCGGTAGTGCTCGAACGCGGAGGTGAGTGAGGCAACTGCGTCGTGCGCGTCCTTGTCCATGCCGCCCGGCTCGCCCAGCAGCTTTTCCCTGAATCGTGCGGAATAGGCCCTGGGCGTTTCGCTGTCGGCGGCGGGTAGGCCGTAATCGGTGCCAAGGTCCCTGAACTCATCCCACGCCTGTGGGACAGCCTGTTCGGGGCGCTTTGGCCGCAGCCTGCGGGACCGGGTGCCCGCGCGAACCAGGTGCGGGGCGGCCGCCAGAAGCACCAGTGCCGCAACTCCGGCCGCGCCAATGAGCCAGGGCATCAATTCGGGGCCGCCACCGGTGCTGTTGCCGGCGCCCGGAGCAGCCTGGGCTGTGGCGCTGGGCGTTGGCGTTGGCACCGGGGCGCTATCGGGGACGAGCCCGTCGTTGTTGCCCAGGGAGTCCGGGACCGATGGTGCTGACGCTTCAGTGGCGTAATCCGGGACCACTCCCCGGGATGGCGTCGGTTCGAAGGGCACCCATCCCAGGCCCTGGAAGTACAGTTCCGGCCAGGCGTGGGCGTCGCGGGCGTCTGCCTCGTATTCCGGGAGGGCACCCTGGCCGGCCACCGTTACCGTGGCCCCGGTCAACCTTCCGGGGGCATACCCCACCGCGATCCGGCTGGGAATTCCTTCAAGCCTGGCCATCACCGCCATCGCCGAGGCGTAGTGGATGCAGTAGCCGCTCTTTTGCTGCAGGAAGTCCGCCAGGACGGAGAGGCCGTTGCCGTCGTACCCGCCCTGCACCGGCGCCTGCAGAGAGTAGGTGAACTCGGACGAGCGGAGGTACTTCTGGATGGACATGGCCTTTTGGAAGGGTGTTCCCGCCGTGCCGGCGACCGCTTGTGCCGTGGTTTTGACGATGTCCGGGACGTTGCCCGGGATCCGGGAGAAGATATCCGGGATGCCGCGGGCCGGCCCTGTGGACTGCGCCAGGAGCGCCGACGAGAGCCTGGGCACTGCCGAGGTCACCAGGTATTCCTGCCGCCGGGTGGTGGTGTCGGTGCCCTTGATGCTCAGGGTGGCGGGATCCCAGGTCCATTGGCCGCCCAGGCCGCGCACGGTTTCGGGCGCGTAGGGGACCGGCAGGTAGGGGCTGGTGAAGGACCCGGCGTCGACGGCAGTGACCAGCCGTACCTGCTCGTCGGCCAGGACTGCGTAACCGGGGTCGATCCTGCCATCAAGGGGTACCCGGGATGCGGTGCGGTCGTCCGGTCCCCACGAATCGCCGTCGAAGTTGTCCACTGTGACGGACCTCAGGTAGAGGGGATTAGGCGAGTTCGTGGCATAGGTGATCCTGCCGCTGCCATCGGGGGCGCGGAGGCTGTTGCCCAGCGTGATCATCGGATTGAGGCCGGTGGCAGAACTCCACGGGTTGAGCCTCGACCCCTGGGGGAAAGTGCCGCTGTCGAAGCCGGGAATGGCCACGGGCAGCACCAGTGCGGCCGCCAGTGCCACGGCGCCGGTCAGTACGGCGCGCCGCACCAGGCCGGGGCTGCGCGCGGAACCGCCCTGCAACCGTCCGTCCGGGGCGAACCACTGGCTGCAGCCCAGGATGAGCAGGTATCCCGCTGCCGTGGCAGCAAAACTCCATACCCCTATGCTTTGGGGTTTGATCATCGCCGGCACCACCAGTAAGGCCAACAACCCGGTGCCTGAGGCGGCCGGCATGCCCAGTGGGACCGCAAGCGCGTCGACCAGGATGACTGCCAGGCCCAGCACGGCACAGACCACCATGACGATCCCGGCGTTGGGCGCCACCGGCGCGGTCTCCGACAGCACCGTCTCGCTGGCCCGCCGGACCAGCCGGTCCAGCTCGGGAAGGGTGGCGCCGGTGGGGACCACCCAGAGGAAACTGGAACTGCGGAAGAACGTCAGCGTCAGGACAGCGGCCAGTACCACGAATCCACCCGCGGTGACCAGCAGGGGCTGGGCGCGGAGGGAACGCAGCGCGGCCAGGGTGAGCGCCACCGCCAGCACGGTGGTCATCGCCGGCCAGAACCAGTTCCAGCCGCGGAGTACGCCGTTCAGGGACAGGGCCGCGCCGCAGACAGCCACTGCGATGGCCGCCGCCATGGCCCAGGGATAAACGCCCGGCCGTGTCCGGCCGGCGGGTGGATCGGGCTGCGCCTGCTGCCCGGCGCCTCTTGCCCGCGCCGGTGCCATGGTCATCGTGCCACCCCCGCTCCGCGCCCTGCCTCCGGTGCCGGACGCGTCGGCAGGGCAAGGTCCTGGTCGAACCCGCCCCACACAGCAGCCAGCTGCGCCTTTGGCGCCACGGCCACTGCCCGCCACCCGGCCTGCCGAAGCACCTCGAGGACTTCCTGGTATTCCGCGGGCCGTTCCACTGCCACCAAAGCCATGGCGTTGGTGGCGGAGGCGGCAGCAGGCGCCAGCGCTGCGGCCTCCTGTGCAGTGATGCGTCCCAGCACTGCGATCAGGGGTCCCCGCATCCGGTGTGCGGAGATCTTGTCCATCAGGTGGTCATCGAATGCCGGGGGCTCCTGCTCATTGCCTGCCGATGTCCGGGTCCCTGTTGCCACCTCCGCCTGCGGGTTCCGGCCCGTCATGTCCCGAAGGACGCCGTCCCGCCGCGGGCGGGTTGTTCCGGACAGGTGGATTGCGGCCAGGCTTTCGGCAATGGACTGCAGACCTGAGGTCCCGCTGAATTCTTCCGCTCCCGGGTCAGGGGAAGACGGCGAGTGGAGGAATGCCGGGTTTCCGCCGGTGTCCAGCAGCCGCAGGCTGTAGTTTCGCTCCGCGAGGTGTGCACTGATGGACATGGCGGCAACGACTGCCCACTCGAACGTCCCGCTGGTGGCCAGCGCATGCCCGTCCTGGCCGGGAAGGCCAGGCATTGCCGTTCCGGGACCCCCGGCAAACGCGCCGGAACGGTGGTCAAGGATGATGGTGGCCTCCGGAGTGGTGACCGATTCCTCCTGCCGGACCATCAGGGCCCCGTGCCTGGCGGTAGCGGCCCAATGGACCCTCCGCATCGGGTCGCCGTGCCGGTACTCACGGGTCATGACATCGTCATCGCTGGGGTTTGCCCGGACACGGGTGGCGGTGACTCCATCGTTGCCGCGCGCACCGGCCAGCAGCGTGGCAGGAAGGGCGACGGCGGCAGGCGTCACGGTGAGGACGTCGCCGTCGTCGATCGCCTGGCGGTGCAGCGCGAGTCCGAAGGGATCGGTGAACTCGGCGGTGACCGGCCCGATTCGAAACTGGCCGCGGTGCCGTGAGGTGAGGTGGTACTCATAGCGGCTGGTGCCGCCGGTGGCGGAACGGGACGGGAACCGGAAAGCCGGTGCGTGGCCGAACTGTGCCGGCAGCCGCTCCTCCATGGCGACTCGGCCGCTGCCCGGGCCGGACCGGGCGACGGCAAGGTGGACTGCCGCCGGGGCCGAGGTCTCCACCGGGGAAGGATTGAACTCGCGGTAGACCCGGAACCGGGGTTTGACCAGCCGGACGCCGGCAAGGCAGACGAGTGGAAGCACCAGCAGGAGTAACGCCAGCGTCAGGAGGTCCCGGCGCCCCATGACCTGAGCCGCGGCGAGCGTGAAGGCTCCGGCGGCGAGCATGCCCCACCCGCGCCTGGTGAACAGGTGCCGCGGAAGCTTGTCCAGCAGGGCCATGCTGGTTTCCTAGCGGTTCCTGCTGCCGGCGGCAGCATCCCTGCCCGGTTGGCCGGGCTGCTCTTGCGGAACGGGCAGCCGGGACAGGATGCCCCGCAGGACACTGTGCGGCGTCTCGCCTGCGCCCGCGGCCTTCCGGTCAAGGATGATGCGGTGTGCCAGGACGGCTTCGGCCACGTCCCTCACGTCGTCCGGCAGAACGAAGTCGCGTCCGTCCAGCGCGGCCGTGGCCTTGGCGGCACGCAGCAGTTGCAGCAGGGAACGGGGGCTGGCGCCCAGCCGCAGCAGCGGGCTTTCCCTGGTGGCCCTGCCCAATGACACCGTGTATTCCTTCAGCGATTCGGAAACGAAGACCTGCTGGACGGCAGCGGTCATGCCTGCAACATCCGACGCGGTGACCACGGGGGAGACGTGGGCCAGCGGCGAGACTGCCTGGTGGGTTTCCAGCATCTCGATCTCCGCGTCCTTGTCCGGATACCCCATGGAAATGCGGGCCATGAACCGGTCCCGCTGGGCTTCCGGCAGGGGATATGTCCCCTCCATCTCGATGGGGTTCTGGGTGGCAACCACCATGAACGGCTCATCGAGCTTGTAGGTGTTGCCGTCCACCGTGACCTGGTGCTCCTCCATGCACTCAAGGAGGGCCGACTGTGTCTTGGCGGAGGCGCGGTTGATTTCGTCGCCGATGACGATGTTTGCGAACACCGCGCCCGGCCGGAATTCAAAGAGCCTCGAGGCTTGGTTGTAGATGGACACCCCGGTGACGTCCGAGGGCAGCAGGTCGGGCGTGAACTGGATGCGGCTGACGGTGCAGTCGATGGTCCGGGCGAGGGTCTTTGCCAGCAGCGTTTTGCCGACGCCGGGCACATCCTCCACCAGCAGGTGGCCCTGCGCGAGGAGCACGGTAAGCGCCAGCTTGGCGGCCTCGGACTTGCCGTCAATGACCGTGTTGACGGTGGTCAGGATGCGCTGCGCCGCCTCGTGGAAGGACTCCGGGTCCGTGGCCGGCGGCCGGTGCCCGTTCAGGTGGCTGACGGAATCAGGCACGCCGGCCAGGTTGAGGTTCGCTGCGCTTCCACTGGTGGCGGTGCGTCGGTGCGGTTCCATCGGCAACCTTTCAGCCCGGGTTTCACCTGGACGGGACAGCAAGCCTGCCTTCGCCCCTCGGTGGGCGTACGCGTGTGTTCGTTCCAGACTACTAACACAACTGCCGCGGCTGACAGAGAGTTCCGGCAAATATGGGGGTGTCCGCCGCGGCTAGGCTGGATGGATGTGCAATTCGTCGATTCCTGCCGCCTACCGGCTGCCCGCCACGGACGGAACTCCGGCCACGGAAGCTGGGCGCCGCAAGGACTTCCCGCCGGCGCCGGAGCCACTGCCCGTGCCGGTCATGGACAACCACACCCACCTGGACTTTCCGGAA
Encoded here:
- a CDS encoding transglutaminase family protein is translated as MTMAPARARGAGQQAQPDPPAGRTRPGVYPWAMAAAIAVAVCGAALSLNGVLRGWNWFWPAMTTVLAVALTLAALRSLRAQPLLVTAGGFVVLAAVLTLTFFRSSSFLWVVPTGATLPELDRLVRRASETVLSETAPVAPNAGIVMVVCAVLGLAVILVDALAVPLGMPAASGTGLLALLVVPAMIKPQSIGVWSFAATAAGYLLILGCSQWFAPDGRLQGGSARSPGLVRRAVLTGAVALAAALVLPVAIPGFDSGTFPQGSRLNPWSSATGLNPMITLGNSLRAPDGSGRITYATNSPNPLYLRSVTVDNFDGDSWGPDDRTASRVPLDGRIDPGYAVLADEQVRLVTAVDAGSFTSPYLPVPYAPETVRGLGGQWTWDPATLSIKGTDTTTRRQEYLVTSAVPRLSSALLAQSTGPARGIPDIFSRIPGNVPDIVKTTAQAVAGTAGTPFQKAMSIQKYLRSSEFTYSLQAPVQGGYDGNGLSVLADFLQQKSGYCIHYASAMAVMARLEGIPSRIAVGYAPGRLTGATVTVAGQGALPEYEADARDAHAWPELYFQGLGWVPFEPTPSRGVVPDYATEASAPSVPDSLGNNDGLVPDSAPVPTPTPSATAQAAPGAGNSTGGGPELMPWLIGAAGVAALVLLAAAPHLVRAGTRSRRLRPKRPEQAVPQAWDEFRDLGTDYGLPAADSETPRAYSARFREKLLGEPGGMDKDAHDAVASLTSAFEHYRYGRPGGGAQSAGSSQGTSLRVRTAGADIAGGVAAVEASLRANATLPRRLAATWLPASVTRRLGLLLRWPFRAAGRALRAAGHAAGRFRSGRGTSAATGASVRPVATGGPANLDRHDGGRGAGGR
- a CDS encoding DUF58 domain-containing protein, with translation MALLDKLPRHLFTRRGWGMLAAGAFTLAAAQVMGRRDLLTLALLLLVLPLVCLAGVRLVKPRFRVYREFNPSPVETSAPAAVHLAVARSGPGSGRVAMEERLPAQFGHAPAFRFPSRSATGGTSRYEYHLTSRHRGQFRIGPVTAEFTDPFGLALHRQAIDDGDVLTVTPAAVALPATLLAGARGNDGVTATRVRANPSDDDVMTREYRHGDPMRRVHWAATARHGALMVRQEESVTTPEATIILDHRSGAFAGGPGTAMPGLPGQDGHALATSGTFEWAVVAAMSISAHLAERNYSLRLLDTGGNPAFLHSPSSPDPGAEEFSGTSGLQSIAESLAAIHLSGTTRPRRDGVLRDMTGRNPQAEVATGTRTSAGNEQEPPAFDDHLMDKISAHRMRGPLIAVLGRITAQEAAALAPAAASATNAMALVAVERPAEYQEVLEVLRQAGWRAVAVAPKAQLAAVWGGFDQDLALPTRPAPEAGRGAGVAR
- a CDS encoding AAA family ATPase, with product MEPHRRTATSGSAANLNLAGVPDSVSHLNGHRPPATDPESFHEAAQRILTTVNTVIDGKSEAAKLALTVLLAQGHLLVEDVPGVGKTLLAKTLARTIDCTVSRIQFTPDLLPSDVTGVSIYNQASRLFEFRPGAVFANIVIGDEINRASAKTQSALLECMEEHQVTVDGNTYKLDEPFMVVATQNPIEMEGTYPLPEAQRDRFMARISMGYPDKDAEIEMLETHQAVSPLAHVSPVVTASDVAGMTAAVQQVFVSESLKEYTVSLGRATRESPLLRLGASPRSLLQLLRAAKATAALDGRDFVLPDDVRDVAEAVLAHRIILDRKAAGAGETPHSVLRGILSRLPVPQEQPGQPGRDAAAGSRNR